The stretch of DNA tgtttaagacatagattttaaataattatgtatAAGCTAAGTTTGTTTTagtacaaaagaaaaagtaaaacattgttgactaatacaattcatatacaatatatttaaatatgtaattggtttattcaagctttttgattttattgaagtggtttttttaataatatatttgctaaatagttatgtatttctttattgttaaagttACATATTtagctaaaatattttttcattttatataatttatattagttttgaaacattagatttataaatttatgtactttttcACGTTTTCAATTTTATACGTCCATCCTAATTCTGTCAATCTTACTGTCGATCTAAACatgaattaaataatattgtgcgatttgtgatatattataatattcattcgtgagtgatagtttgttaaattcaaaatattgaaacaattcaTTCGTGTGTGCCTTggaattttcaaataattatttgataaatttcaagaatggttgaaaaaaattatagacaaGAAAAATTTgtgaatgtttaagacatagattttaaataattatgtatAAGCTAAGTTTGTTTTagtacaaaagaaaaagtaaaacattgttgactaatacaattcatatacaatatatttaaatatgtaattggtttattcaagctttttgattttattgaagtggtttttttaataatatatttgctaaatagttatgtatttctttattgttaaagttatacatttaactataatatttcttcattttatataatttatattaattttgaaacattagatttataaatttatgtacttttCAAGTTATTGaaacaatatattataatattcattcgtgagtgatagtttgttaaattcaaaatattgaaataattcaTTCGTGTGCGCCTtagaattttcaaataattatttgacacagtcaagaaacttcaagaatggttgaaaaaaattataggcaagAAAAGTTTGTGTTgtgaatgtttaagacatagattttgaaaaattatgtaTAAGCTAGGTTTACTTTagtacaaaagaaaaagtaaaacatggttgactaatacaattaatgtaaaatatatttaaatgtggaattggtttattcaagctttttgattttattaagtggttcttctaataatatatttgttaaataattatgtatttctttattgttaaatttatacatttagctataatatttcttcattttatataatttatattagttttgaaacactagatttataaatttatgtacttttctaggttttcaattttatatgttcatCATGATTTTCTCAATCTCACTGTCGATCTAAGCATGCACTAAATAATATTGTGtgttttgtgatatattataatattctttcgtgagtgatagtttgttaaatccaaaatattgaaacaaattCATTCGTGTGTGCCTTGGAattgttcaaataattattttgacacGGTCAATAAACTTcaagagtggttgaaaaaaattatagacaagaaaagtttgtgaatgtttaagacatagaaAGTTTCAAGTCAATAATGAAATAGATAGATGTTCTTCatttccaaatatttaatattatttattttgttgttgtttcaaTTATACTTTgcgtttttttaattataagaagaaaaaatattatgggAGACACATTCAACATAGGAAAAAAACTCATTTCCTATGCAATAATATTGGTATATGATCTTAaacaataattgacaatagaaaaaacaataatattgaAATATCTGTGATGTGAACTAAGAGTGTGTCACACATAATGTGGCATAGATCTTGATGTGTGTAATTAGTCTAATTTGTAATGATATTTaatgatttgtatttttatgtatgaATTATTGTAATGAAAGTTTTTATGAGTAATTAGAGCTTTTTAAGTGTATTGATGAGtcattgagtgataaattaaagctgaatttatataatatatgaaataattatacTTGTGCAAGTGAAAATGTTTGCATTATATattgaagaaacaaaacataatggaatagaagatgaatttggaatgtgCCACATTAGAATTTTAGTGAGTTGACAAATATTGCAGGATCTGACATAAATGAAAAATTTTGGGggttctattttaattattataatagataatagataatagatgtaacataataatacatttttattataaagagTTTTTACGCTGTCAATAAATTACAatcgttaaattattaaaaatatttaattttaatcatggTTACATGAAAatttatacaaataaataagtgtaatgaataaaaaaaaatatagtgtaGTATATCAATgatgtaaaactttttatattcttatactaaaattaaactcataataatatgaatatacgaaaatttaattcataataatatgTTAATAATACGCCAAGACAAAGATGCACTACATTtgtgaaaatatatataagtgtgcagaaaaaaatgacaacaaatttctctaaaaatattaaaagaaccTATTTTACGGTATGAAAATTCAAATAGTTTAATGCCATgccatattatattaaatgatacataatgttgttattatttaatttactttccctgttaacatattttatataatataatatatgttatCTTCTTATATATTGAActatatctatctatatatctAGGAAAGTAAGACACtaccaaaatttcaaaaatgaccTCATATCAATATTTGACACATCATTTAATTTGAGATACTAATGACTTTCACACACTTTAATTAGCGTCTCTcaagatttttttaattgacaagACTAGAAAGACTTCTTGCACATTTGCTACATTTCATTCTTACACAATTGTATTTTCATCTTTAAAGTCCTAAGTTTTTGTATTCATTCATCTTTGTTATATATTTCatgagaaataaagtttaaattattGATCAGAGTCTATCATGCAATGAATATTTTCTTCATTATGAATCACACTTGATGAAGTAAAGTGTATCCTTTAAAACTCAAATCCACTAGCCTCTTGCATTGGCTCTTGAGACATTTGACGAGATTCcaagttttcttcttcttatttaaTCCTTACTTTCCTCCATATTACAATTAACTAGAATATGATTCATACATAGTAAGAAATCCTCTATATGTCAATCTGGTTTTTGCATATAGAGATAAACCTCATGTTCTATTCCTTCCATTTCCATTATAAGTGACAAGCGAACAATAGCAAAATTCACACCTATCATTTATTATTTCCATTTATAGCTCCTTTAATCTAGTTTCCATAAGGAAAAGGACATAAAGAATTTTTAAGGTTTTTGAGTCTTAACAATACTCAAACTACATAGAGTTCTCCAACCCTTTACAATTTCAATTGGATTGGTTTTAGATAGATTAGATTTAGGGATGAGAGCATAACTTACATCCGCATGTATCCATTCAAACCCGCTTGATTTGGGCGGAAAAAATctgctttaattttattattatctaataacaattattttattatattaattataatagatatgatttttaaatctataattttatatatgaatgGATACGTTTGTGGGTAAAGAAACCCAAACCCCGTTGCATGAGTAGATAAAGTCTAAATTTTTCATCCGTTATGAAACAGGAGTGAGTGCAAATTTTCTTCGATCAGTCAAATTCGCGGTAGAGGAGCCAAAATCTGCCCCTACCCCAATCCGATGCCATGCCTAATTGAATTTTCAAGAGCACATTTGATCCTTATGTGAAATAACTCTCCCATCGCAGTGTCTCCCATAATGACATCTTCAATATTTCTTTAGGAGATTTCAACCATTTACATTCCTTGCTAATTTTTGATTCTTGGCTTGCCCCATTTTTTCCTAACCCACTTCCCATTTTGACATCCATCTCTCGAGAAACAAATATGAGTTGAGTTTGAGAAAAAGCTATGAGTGCATTTTCCTAAACTACTGTCTATTGGGTGTTCTGTTCCACATCTTCATACTCTCACTATCAAATGGCTGCAAATCGAATTTCTACTACTAACAAATCCTTAGATTTTAACTCATGCAAACAAAACGGCCAACCAACCATCTATGTGATTATGTCTAAAAAATCCttataaaataatcacatatatatatatatatatatatatatatataNNNNNNNNNNNNNNNNNNNNNNNNNNNNNNNNNNNNNNNNNNNNNNNNNNNNNNNNNNNNNNNNNNNNNNNNNNNNNNNNNNNNNNNNNNNNNNNNNNNNNNNNNNNNNNNNNNNNNNNNNNNNNNNNNNNNNNNNNNNNNNNNNNNNNNNNNNNNNNNNNNNNNNNNNATATATAAGTTGGCAATTGCAGCTTTAAAATTTGACCTTGCTTATTTTCCTGTCAAAATTCGCTGCTCTTCTTTGTCTGTCTTCGGTAGGTAAGGGGAAAATCATTAAATATGAGACTGACACTCAAATTAAGGTAAGCATTTTAGTCCTTAAAAGTGTGCTACTTTGTCACTATtgttttttacttaattaaaaatttaaattagttatCCATTACCAAATAGCCagtcaatttaatttttgacgttataataatcacatactattttgattataaattgtattatttaaatatttttatgatagtaaGTTGTATTTTCAATgactattttgataatttaaaaattaatttgaagttatagttaagtcaaatattaaaatatcaatgttCTACCCTTTCAAAAATGGAGTATGTGGTTTACTCAATCAAATTAATGGAGCTGAAAACAATGTGAGCAATATGTGCAGCATTACAGTTTATATGCCCTCTTTTTATTCAgcatttttctttatttcatgCTGGTTTGCATATTTTATTCTATTGTTCTTACATTTTTTAGTTGAATTTAATTAGAACTTCAATTGtgtcatattaaatattttatttaaaatgtttaattttatcgtataatttgtcattttaaattactatattatataactaattattttttcaacgatctttttttcttcatatagtCAATGTTATTAATATGCTAAACTCTAACATAAGTTGTgttgagaagaagaaaaaaaaaagtacaataCACAATTTTATATCAGTGTTTTTTAGTTACAACTTCAGATGAAATCTTTCTTGTTCAGTGAAATCACAAGAATAAAATCTCTATGTgaaatcattttcttttttgtgcAAGATGTttcaaaaaagtaaaattagcaaaattataattttaatatgataatgGATTATGGATTCTAtaaattgtacaagaataataCACAATTTACACTATTATTGTTAcattaattaaacttttattgaTCAACTATATCACAATTTGTCTTTAGGTAGAATCAAGTTggtaaataaaatcaattttcaaacaaCTTTTAATAGAGGAAAACCGCGTCCGACAGGAAATAATGCGTGTCCATGCTTTGGACGTGTTTCCAAACACATTAAATtactcaaattatatttaatcataaCAAATACGTGGGAGAtggatttttgaatttttgcataTTTCCAAAAGTAAATTTTCTGAAATAGAAATTACATTCATAAAATTTACTGAattctataaatttaattttgaaatgtgATTTTCTatagcaatttttttttatattgttagaacatatattattcatatttttttttcctgaattatggaaaaaattaaaactttcaaaattatgaaaatttaaactgtaatttttttaatattcaaatgtatttcaaaaatgtcaaatttgaaatttccataATTTAAAAAACCTCACATTTGACTTTTCTGGAATGTGTTTTAAACTACGAAAATTACTTTATCTACCGACAATTTTGTGAAGGTAGGAGAATTAACTGAAATAGAAagcaaaatttaattttttaaagtatcaAGAGCAAATTTGAGTTTTGAAAGGTTTATAGCATAGGAGTCTAAATTGTAggataaaaagtaaatattttttctatatatatagcatacaaatgaacttattagaaggAGTGGCCCATATGCACGTGGGCAAGTTGGGACAAAGCTCAAGTTTTCTTCTGCCGACAATATATAGATCAAACAAGTGTTTGGTTGTTAGGTGTCTTTTATGAAATGAGGATCTTTTGTGCTTCTTTTGCATCACATTATAATTATGTAAGCAGAGAGAAACACTGAATATAAACAAGTATATGATCCATAATCATACAACGTACAAGGTGGTTATACCTTACCGGTTACTTCCTTTTTCACTACCTTATGTTAAGTGTATGAAGATGTAGTTTGGGACCTTAAATGTGTTTCGTAACGAAAATTCTTTATGCTAAACAAATATCttcttttaactaattattaataattaatatttgtcaaCTTTTCTTTAAAGAGGAACTAGAATCATAAAATAGTTACCATTTGTTTATCAAATATAACATGgttattattaaaaaacattCCCTATGCCAACTCCTTAGTTAAGTTTTTATTGGGTACAGAATCCTCAAAAACACAGTGTGATGTTAACTTTTGgggttcatttaaaaaaaataagaaaaccGAAATTACAATTGTTTTAGaaggaatttgaatttttacaaaattaagtTCTTTTCgttatacatttttaatattattactcataaaaaatgCTTAGTTACAAAACTTTGATAGGTGCATTTTAATTATGAAAGAGTTTATTTAccattgattaaatttatagaggtgttgagttttataaaatgtttaattgcagttttgatttctttattttcacaaatttaTGGAATAAgtcattctattttaaaattcgacAGCATTGATctctctattattttttaactaaaataataatgatttgaCATGTTTTTGAATAATGTGACGTACgtttttatgatataaaatgattttgatgcattaattaatcatatgtcattaatcaaattataaaaatgaaaattttcagAAGTTGAAGTTAagattttagaaaattttattgagattttattatacattattgtATCATATGTAACATGATTTAAAACACAGCATgctgtcattttttagttaaaaaatcataataatgatcaaaactatcaaattttaaaataagtaaattgatttggtgaattaataaaaataaatgactaaatctaCGATTAAGGTTATAAAAATTGATCATAGTACACTTAGACATCAACCAATTAGTGTTTGGGCCTTTGGGGTACATTGTTGAGTTGTagtatttgatttgattaatgTTAAAAATGGTGCAAAAATAACGTTGTTCCTTATGTTATTTATAGTAGAAAACCAATTATTGTCTCTTATGAGTATGGATATTTTGAACATGAATCCGTGACACACGAGAAAggtggaaataaaaagtaaataaggNNNNNNNNNNCACGACGCAACAACAAAGTCACTTGAAACAGAAGTTACAGAACAACGATTCGTAAGCTTTAAGACCAAATTAATAGTATGAGAGTAACTTTACCGAATTTTGCTTTTTGCAATGAATAGTGTCAAATAACACACTAAAATTGGCCTTATTTAGGAAAAAGGAGAAAATACAGTACTTTGTCAAATATGCTGAGGTAAGATGTTTGTTCTGCCCCTTCACTCATGTAAAGAGACAACAAGTAATGCTTAGTAAATCTCAATTTTTTCTCTGAGTTGTTCTTTATGTGACAAATTGTTTGAATTAATGTGTAAGAAgctagcaaaataaaaaaaaattatgattttttatttttattttttatatacaaatattaataaattaatagttaattttttttttttttgaatttaaattcaatattttttcctTATAACTCTTCCAACATCCTATTGTTCACTAATCGAACTATGCGGAACTTGTCATAAATTTCATGCTTGATACAAGTTACTCACACTCAAATTTGATTTTGGAGTTATTAAGAAAAAGTGATTATAGAGAAGTTTGGTGTTTGTTTGGGAGTTCAAATATTTATGGTGCCCCCGTGAGATGCAAGCTATTACTTGAGCAATATGTTTGGTTTTGCGTTTTCTTATGTTTTCTTATGACTTGGATTTTCTCAAAGTTAAAAAATGTAGAGTGTAGTTTATGTTTGATaaactttaatataaaatattatattttaacttaaaacctacaaatattaatattaaattagaatCAATCATAGACGTTGAATTAattctatttgattttaaaCGTCGTGAATCTGTCATTTTTTAATCTGTCTTTTTTATTGGTTCTAAgttgaaattaatatttatatattttaagtaCAAACGTAATTTTTACACTGAAATTTATTAttgagtttatttttatataacatAAACTACTTTACATTCAATTCACTTTTAACGAaagtcaatttaaaaaaattaatttactcaaaatcaattttactcaTCGCAGAATCAAACACACGCTTGAATATAAATCACTTCCCttcaaacttaattttaacttcaaataaataagAACCAAAACCAAGTTGGCAATGTTGATTCAACGAAGCACAATAAGTGATAGAATAAGAAAAGGTAAAAATTCATTTACAATTACTAATGAACAAATATTACTCTTTTCTGTAGTAATAATTTTCACAACTAATTATATGTTCTTAATTTCCACTATTATGATTCTATGGGTAATTTGACTATCGCCACAACACCAAAactcgtaaaataaaataaacaaaaagaaataagaTACAACAAGATCTTGCTTGAAATTAAGGTCTATGGATTCAATAGACCCAACTCAGCTTTGCACAAAATGCAAAGAtcaataaactatatatatgaTGGCTAACTAATTTAAACATCATAATATGTTTAAGACTTTAAGATACACCTTAGAATTAACCAAACCCATTAtttgacccaaaaaaaaaaactcaaagacCAACTTTATCCTAGAAAACTTAGTTGACCTTAAAACATAAAGAGCAAAACAAAGAGATTAATTACATATAAACTCTAATAAAGTGCATATTTGGTTTGACAACAAATTTGTAAAATCTCATATccgattttgacaaaaattacattttagaACTTTAATATTATCATGGTGTTACTGTAATTTGGTTAAATTTACTGTGATTCCAATATTTAGTTTACCTTTTGGAGAATCCTAGGAATCCACTATTAATCATAGTGGTTGTTGAACGAGGAAGACCAAAACATAGTGTTGAAGTAGGTGAATTAGCATcttcttctatttcttcatCTTTTCTAAAATCAATAGATGAACTATAACTTAAGAAACGCCTCCTTCTTTCAATCTTGtttaatgatgatgatgatgagtcAGAGGAAGAACATGAAGCAGAGGAATAATTATAAGGAGAAGAAGAAAGTGAAGAtgatgttgatgacataatatttttcttgagattTAGTTTTGGGAAAAGTGCAAGAAAAAGATTGGATCttgagtttttgtttttcaatggTTTTTTGCATGAAGTGTTTTTGAGATAATAAGAAGGTGGAGGAGTAAGAGGAGGAAGAGTTTGTTTTGAGAAAGTGTATTTGGGTGTGCCAGGTTGAGATTCCCAAACAAAAGGAACTGTAATAGCTACTCTAAAAGATGGATTTGTTATGGAACTTTCTTTTGTAAGAAGCCTGCAAAAAAACTTGTCATCTTGCTTGATTTGGAGGATTGTCTTTTGAGGTTGCTCAGATTTGGAACTAAACATGTTTGATAATAAGAATTTTGGTTACTTGGTTTTTTTATGAATGATGTAAAATGGGTTTGAAGTTTGTAAGTGAGAAAGAAGAGATATAGAGTTTGgactttgaattttttattttttattttatatatttaaatgatagTGTTAACTGTTAAGTGTCACATAGCAATGAAGTCAGCATTTTGTATATATCTTTTTAGTTTGGAACACATGCAACTTGATTATTGAGAGTGATTGGTTTACTGTTTAAATTGCAATAGTTGTGCAAGTTATGGTGTGTTTATTTCTCTTTACTTGTTTCATTGCATGTTGTGAGCAAAATTTGAGTCTATAACTTTGTGCTTCTCTCCATAAAGGATAtggtaaaaatatttgataggTTAATATGTGAgtttaaatttgtaatttttatttttttgcatttagTGAATTATTGTTTCACCTgctaaatttttttgaataaaaaaatatttgtgttttcctttataatatagtataatttgtgttttttagtGTTTGATTGATTTTGTGCTGAGATGGATAATTTACGATGAACtactatattaatattataaaagttaTACTATATAATTTGTGATGTAGGGTCTATTAGGTTTAAATTAGCTGATGGATATTAAGCTAATTgattgtttgataaaattaactatttaattagtctaaaaatataaaatgatataaaaaaacattctcaattaaaaataaaatttatctattaatacttaaaatattttaaaagtagtaatttaatttttttactaatcttatatattttttatttagctagtatatttattttaattaaactaaataaattatttactttaaaatattaattattttaaaattgaatttatttgtaaattattttaaattataataaattaattatttattaatctggtatattttatttatttattcagctagttcatttattttaaattataataaataaattatttactttaaaatgctatttattaaaactattttaattttaaattatataattttttatttgaatcatttacaaaattgaaaatgatttatttttaattataaagaaacaaaagaattttagttactataataaaaataaaattgaaagaaaaaaataataaactataaattcataaactacttaaattaactttataaaaaaaaactataagctataagttaataaataattctTATCAAATAGGTCTTATAACTTTTAAGTTATACGCTCATTTTTAAGTATAGATTcaataatactataaaaataatattcaaactctAATTGAATCACACTCTCTCAAagtatatatattgaaaattttcTACACCAAATAtaacttttgtttataaataggaTTATAGAAAATATATGATATGAAAGCTAGCATTCTTAAAATAGTATAAGTAGACTTTTACAGTTTCCCACATGAGTTGCTTGATCTAGCAGCATGATCACATACCCAAAGAACATGCTGAATTTATGGCTGCATAGGTTTAGGAGTCAAACTTGAAATTAGCACTACAAAATACTCCCTTCAATAGGGTAGCTAACATGGGGTACGCCTGCCACATTAAGGTATACTCTTTAATTCGATTCCAAtttgttttgtaaaactatGAATTTTCTTGTGTTCTGGGCTCCTCACATGCACCTTCCACGAATTTACGccatcttatttatttatttttttaaaatattgaatgttgTTATACAAAACCGACATACATATAATAGCtagaacatttttaattaataggTTGTGTTTATGAATGAGATTGAACATAAATTGGAGATAAGAGGTCACCTAATTGTGTGTGGTGTGGTTTGCATCTCCatcattatatgaaattaaattgagtGGATTGTGGTCTGTTTCTGTGAGTGTTTCATAAGGTAAGTGCGTGCCACTTAGTGTTTGGACAAGACACCATTATTGATACTATCAATGTATGTTTCACTTCTCATATCACATATGTACTACTATATTTTTGTGAATGTCACAACTCACAAAACTACTAAAGCTGGAAGTTTATAGTTATATATGACCGGTAACAATTTAAGAACCATCGTTTCAAATCTCTTCCGTTGTCATCACAAAAATTTGAATATCTTGTCctttaataaaatcatttttatgtgTGAGAAATTAATTGTATTCTAGTAATTCAAAGAACtaaatatagatatatatatatatatatatatatatatatatatatattttgtgaaTGTCACAACTCACAAAACTACTAAAGCTGGAAGTTTATAGTTATATATGACCGGTAACAATTTAAGAACCATCGTTTCAAATCTCTTCCGTTGTCATCACAAAAATTTGAATATCTTGTCctttaataaaatcatttttatgtgTGAGAAATTAATTGTATTCTAGTAATTCAAAGAACTAAATATATATNNNNNNNNNNNNNNNNNNNNNNNNNNNNNNNNNNNNNNNNNNNNNNNNNNNNNNNNNNNNNNNNNNNNNNNNNNNNNNNNNNNNNNNNNNNNNNNNNNNNNNNNNNNNNNNNNNNNNNNNNNNNNNNNNNNNNNNNNNNNNNNNNNNNNNNNNNNNNNNNNNNNNNNNNNNNNNNNNNNNNNNNNNNNNNNNNNNNNNNNNNNNNNNNNNNNNNNNNNNNNNNNNNNNNNNNNNNNNNNNNNNNNNNNNNNNNNNNNNNNNNNNNNNNNNNNNNNNNNNNNNNNNNNNNNNNNNNNNNNNNNNNNNNNNNNNNNNNNNNNNNNNNNNNNNNNNNNNNNNNNNNNNNNNNNNNNNNNNNNNNNNNNNNNNNNNNNNNNNNNNNNNNNNNNNNNNNNNNNNNNNNNNNNNNNNNNNNNNNNNNNNNNNNNNNNNNNNNNNNNNNNNNNNNNNNNNNNNNNNNNNNNNNNNNNNNNNNNNNNNNNNNNNNNNNNNNNNNNNNNNNNNNNNNNNNNNNNNNNNNNNNNNNNNNNNNNNNNNNNNNNNNNNNNNNNNNNNNNNNNNNNNNNNNNNNNNNNNNNNNNNNNNNNNNNNNNNNNNNNNNNNNNNNNNNNNNNNNNNNNNNNNNNNNNNNNNNNNNNNNNNNNNNNNNNNNNNNNNNNNNNNNNNNNNNNNNNNNNNNNNNNNNNNNNNNNNNNNNNNNNNNNNNNNNNNNNNNNNNNNNNNNNNNNNNNNNNNNNNNNNNNNNNNNNNNNNNNNNNNNNNNNNNNNNNNNNNNNNNNNNNNNNNNNNNNNNNNNNNNNNNNNNNNNNNNNNNNNNNNNNNNNNNNNNNNNNNNNNNNNNNNNNNNNNNNNNNNNNNNNNNNNNNNNNNNNNNNNNNNNNNNNNNNNNNNNNNNNNNNNNNNNNNNNNNNNNNNNNNNNNNNNNNNNNNNNNNNNNNNNNNNNNNNNNNNNNNNNNNNNNNNNNNNNNNNNNNNNNNNNNNNNNNNNNNNNNNNNNNNNNNNNNNNNNNNNNNNNNNNNNNNNNNNNNNNNNNNNNNNNNNNNNNNNNNNNNNNNNNNNNNNNNNNNNNNNNNNNNNNNNNNNNNNNNNNNNNNNNNNNNNNNNNNNNNNNNNNNNNNNNNNNNNNNNNNNNNNNNNNNNNNNNNNNNNNNNNNNNNNNNNNNNNNNNNNNNNNNNNNNNNNNNNNNNNNNNNNNNNNNNNNNNNNNNNNNNNNNNNNNNNNNNNNNNNNNNNNNNNNNNNNNNNNNNNNNNNNNNNNNNNNNNNN from Cicer arietinum cultivar CDC Frontier isolate Library 1 chromosome 3, Cicar.CDCFrontier_v2.0, whole genome shotgun sequence encodes:
- the LOC101490888 gene encoding uncharacterized protein: MFSSKSEQPQKTILQIKQDDKFFCRLLTKESSITNPSFRVAITVPFVWESQPGTPKYTFSKQTLPPLTPPPSYYLKNTSCKKPLKNKNSRSNLFLALFPKLNLKKNIMSSTSSSLSSSPYNYSSASCSSSDSSSSSLNKIERRRRFLSYSSSIDFRKDEEIEEDANSPTSTLCFGLPRSTTTMINSGFLGFSKR